The following proteins come from a genomic window of Paenibacillus swuensis:
- a CDS encoding Ig-like domain-containing protein, translated as MIKMQQGGTAPVISYNVPEPTTYSGRNFIDLQLPDGYFLQKKQEVTVNGISNGAQSPSTEILPSAVETLRFAQESGERLTTGLANLTAEEVLRKEETGEKLNIVRTMTGALAHNFIARDTQTEPVFTSGPAEEHLPIFRAPQEPNGSNDGGMAQMLPPRDTEDPFPEEDPISVSVSISSPAANAVIQGIHTGAVVDIRGTAFVDSGLGSIKYVSVTIGTSAAKTASLSANGDWVLSGVVLANPGQTNIYVKAMHTNGKNSAARQIVVTVQLAQAPDVTIPTVNITSPASSSIASKDGAVSANVTIEGTASDDRGISKVELIVNNGTPVQAESTNNFQNWKKTITIPQGSNSLVVNAYDAAGNKGTASKTLLIDTTIPAIGITSPVNAVQIAGTQSQGAMVEILGTATDASGIERVEITTSGNPVPIRASENATGDWSKWKATLSFNATEKVFITAKAYDKAGNFNEKTIEVNVSIIPEVNSRLKRIILVESYRLTSYLANYGAGRTIKTFSLLPGEKSKISIKSYSQNETTMKSASTILDSVTDDISIEFENSIAKEQSDKKNYSESNDYKLEATAGVSWGWGSASLSASTSGGTNSAREQFAKNVVNNTQKHVSKASARRDVQINTTYEEKNTTSEESSIVREIENINVSRTLNFVFRQMNQEFLTFLHLVDVRIGFFETFVVGENKYREVTLPQLDALIKDTIIPEKRVEVRNAILYQLLNVFDYQDRHHAFVEEEPFKDRNGQDIPLSHYLRVKKDYVTEYVDEASGTAIEVPGIILAANRNVLRTEGIVVEALLGQGEALDDYSRNLQAESVREKELRNDLLEMEIKMKKLALEILDNKDTAAAELYRMLTTQSTTQQQPEEEARAEALVR; from the coding sequence ATGATCAAGATGCAACAAGGGGGAACCGCCCCGGTTATTTCTTACAATGTCCCGGAACCCACTACCTATAGCGGGCGGAATTTCATCGATTTGCAACTGCCTGACGGATATTTTTTGCAGAAGAAACAGGAAGTGACTGTAAATGGGATATCGAATGGAGCCCAATCCCCTAGTACAGAAATTTTGCCAAGCGCGGTGGAGACACTGAGATTCGCACAGGAATCCGGTGAGCGACTGACTACGGGGTTAGCCAACTTAACGGCTGAAGAGGTGCTGCGCAAAGAGGAAACCGGCGAAAAGCTGAACATCGTGCGAACCATGACAGGCGCGCTTGCTCACAATTTCATAGCGAGAGACACGCAAACCGAGCCCGTATTCACGTCAGGACCTGCTGAAGAACATCTGCCGATTTTCCGTGCGCCGCAAGAGCCAAACGGATCTAATGATGGCGGTATGGCGCAGATGCTGCCTCCAAGGGATACGGAGGATCCGTTTCCGGAAGAAGATCCGATTAGCGTATCTGTCAGTATTTCTTCACCTGCAGCCAATGCTGTAATTCAGGGTATTCATACCGGAGCCGTAGTTGATATACGCGGTACGGCCTTCGTGGACAGCGGTTTAGGATCGATTAAATATGTCTCTGTCACCATTGGGACGAGTGCGGCGAAGACAGCCTCGCTGTCCGCAAACGGGGACTGGGTATTAAGCGGGGTTGTGCTTGCTAATCCGGGTCAAACCAACATATACGTGAAAGCTATGCACACGAATGGCAAGAACAGCGCAGCACGCCAAATTGTTGTAACTGTGCAACTGGCTCAAGCACCGGATGTAACCATACCAACGGTAAACATCACCTCACCCGCTTCCAGCTCCATCGCTTCCAAAGACGGCGCGGTTTCAGCGAATGTAACGATTGAGGGTACGGCAAGCGATGATCGGGGGATCAGTAAAGTAGAGCTGATTGTGAACAATGGCACACCGGTTCAGGCGGAGTCAACGAATAACTTCCAGAATTGGAAGAAGACGATCACGATTCCACAAGGCAGTAACTCACTTGTCGTTAACGCTTATGACGCTGCGGGCAATAAAGGCACGGCCAGTAAGACGCTGCTGATTGATACCACGATTCCGGCCATCGGCATCACCTCTCCGGTTAACGCGGTCCAAATTGCGGGAACGCAATCCCAAGGCGCCATGGTTGAGATTCTGGGTACGGCAACGGACGCCAGCGGTATTGAACGCGTGGAAATTACAACTTCAGGTAATCCGGTGCCGATTCGTGCTTCCGAGAATGCGACAGGGGACTGGTCCAAATGGAAAGCGACCTTAAGCTTTAACGCTACCGAGAAGGTATTCATTACAGCCAAAGCTTACGATAAAGCAGGGAATTTCAATGAGAAAACGATCGAAGTTAATGTAAGCATCATCCCGGAAGTGAACTCGCGCTTAAAGCGAATCATTCTGGTGGAATCCTACAGGTTAACTTCGTATTTGGCCAATTATGGCGCAGGCCGGACGATAAAAACCTTCTCCCTGTTGCCTGGCGAAAAAAGTAAAATCAGCATCAAATCCTATTCGCAAAATGAGACAACGATGAAAAGCGCTTCCACCATCCTGGATTCGGTTACGGATGATATCTCGATTGAATTCGAAAACTCCATTGCCAAAGAGCAATCCGACAAGAAAAACTATAGTGAAAGCAACGATTATAAGCTTGAAGCGACCGCAGGCGTTTCTTGGGGCTGGGGCAGCGCATCTTTAAGCGCAAGCACGAGCGGAGGCACGAATTCCGCCCGGGAGCAATTTGCGAAGAACGTGGTGAACAACACCCAGAAGCATGTGTCCAAAGCTTCGGCACGCAGGGATGTTCAGATTAACACGACATATGAAGAGAAGAATACAACCTCGGAAGAAAGCTCTATCGTTCGCGAAATTGAGAACATTAACGTTTCACGCACGTTAAACTTCGTATTTCGGCAGATGAATCAGGAGTTTCTTACATTTCTGCATCTGGTGGATGTGCGGATCGGCTTCTTTGAAACGTTTGTAGTGGGGGAAAATAAATATCGTGAAGTTACCCTACCGCAGTTGGATGCGCTAATCAAGGATACAATCATCCCGGAGAAGCGGGTAGAGGTGCGGAACGCGATTTTGTACCAATTGTTGAATGTGTTTGATTATCAGGACCGCCACCACGCTTTTGTTGAGGAAGAGCCTTTCAAGGACCGGAACGGCCAGGACATTCCATTATCCCATTATCTGCGTGTGAAGAAAGACTATGTAACCGAATATGTGGATGAGGCGTCAGGCACTGCCATTGAAGTTCCGGGCATCATTCTGGCGGCAAACCGCAATGTGCTGCGAACGGAAGGGATTGTCGTTGAGGCGCTGTTGGGTCAAGGGGAAGCTTTGGATGATTATTCCAGAAACTTACAAGCGGAGTCTGTCCGGGAGAAAGAGTTAAGGAATGACCTGTTGGAAATGGAAATTAAGATGAAAAAGCTGGCCTTGGAGATTCTGGATAACAAAGACACCGCGGCTGCCGAGTTATACCGGATGCTAACAACGCAAAGCACCACGCAACAGCAGCCTGAGGAAGAAGCGCGTGCGGAGGCTTTGGTCAGGTAA
- a CDS encoding DUF11 domain-containing protein produces the protein MAFVNRFFLNENGGLTFTGNTLGLSRSNIVGVPGVEDAIGAFITTDTTQQFGTYPPGTVGDFRQNNSAAQLVLPQGSTILYAELIWGGTYLNGGVDFSAFINDPVNFTTPAGLISVNPDPDTAMEGFLSGSLQNNPTAVFVRSANVTSLVAAGGAGTYAAGRIVGTIIIPEPTSNNAGWTLAVYYRNPASPLRNLSLRVGINVIRATQGPVNTLINGFATPFQGPLNGRAAVSAQEGDANKTGDRAQFGPNINSLSVLSGPNNFANNFFASQINNDSGALDTTGTFGTRNQTNGQPGSNIVGGRQGWDITNVDISATLLNGQTSAQFGLITNGDGYLVNAIGLQIDIAVPLLRVTKSTNATSLVVDDVFTYTVLVENTGAVNATAVELFDNIEENTVFVPQSVVVNGTPQPLADPTLGVTLGTIPPGGTVTVSFRVRLISFPVPSEIQNQSLVSFTFQPTPDSKPISTFVPSNIITIPAFHPIVTIEKSADRTNALVGDTVTYTLIVRNTGNISTSNTVTDPLSTDVSFVPGSVTVNGTPRPADNITAGVNVGTIAPGGQVTVVFRVVITSLPASGVVRNTSVTAFTFTLPDNRTLQGNATSNEVIIPVSAPDVTVTKSASTAGTFVGDTVTYTLNVVNNNPTPVNSTVLSDAVPFGSTFIAGTVTVNGLPAPTADPSTGIQLGTIAGGVTVPVTFQVTVTTVPQPPILSNRGTVTFTSGTFTGVSVSNLVEIPVFTPALQLLKGTGTTVVSIGQTYTYSVRAQNTGDIALDVTVSDPLNPFISFVPGSVTVSGVPIPAASPLTGIPIGVLQPDDFIFVTFDVTAVSAPPTQFFENQSNASFTFQPPGGNPGSGNVLSNIVRVQNASFPINIQKTAGSIGAFVGTQVNFTIVVINTGAFPSLNTIVTDETSPGIAFVPNSVAVDGLLIPGANILEGVNVGTIPAGGQVIVTFRGTVQSVPAGNSFQTDIARVQFVEATLGPGPNPVPIPGTVRIAESTVVGVEVFIPSLTATKSALQSFAFVGDTINYATEIVNAGNLNAVSTWFDILPEGTIFVENSFALNGTPVPGANLFTGLVLGTIPANATSRVTFKFKVVSYPPTGVITNQGNMVFDFILADGSLLQQSVLTNPVTIPILALPTLTKTSNVREIGVGGVVTFSVSVTNPTVFSLDNIVVTDLLPEGFIFVTGSVVVDGVASPSANPATGIQVGSLGPRASKTVTFQARAAFEPANPVTLNVASASLNFLLPDGRRVNRTVTSDPVQVRIVDDEE, from the coding sequence ATGGCATTTGTAAACCGTTTTTTCCTGAATGAGAATGGAGGGCTTACCTTTACGGGGAATACGCTTGGCCTGAGCCGTTCCAATATAGTAGGCGTACCCGGGGTTGAAGACGCAATCGGAGCTTTTATTACCACAGACACAACTCAACAGTTCGGTACGTATCCGCCGGGAACGGTTGGTGATTTCCGGCAGAACAATTCGGCAGCCCAGCTTGTATTACCGCAGGGCAGCACGATCCTTTATGCAGAATTGATATGGGGCGGTACCTATCTGAACGGCGGGGTGGATTTCAGCGCGTTTATCAACGATCCTGTAAACTTTACCACCCCGGCGGGTTTGATCAGCGTAAATCCGGACCCCGATACCGCAATGGAAGGATTTCTGTCCGGTAGCCTCCAGAATAATCCGACAGCAGTTTTCGTGCGCTCCGCAAATGTTACATCCCTTGTAGCGGCGGGAGGAGCAGGAACTTACGCGGCCGGCAGAATTGTGGGAACCATCATTATACCGGAACCGACATCGAATAACGCCGGATGGACGCTCGCTGTTTATTACAGAAACCCGGCATCCCCCTTGCGAAACCTTTCTTTACGGGTTGGAATCAATGTGATCCGAGCCACACAAGGTCCTGTAAACACTTTAATTAACGGGTTTGCTACACCGTTTCAAGGTCCATTGAATGGCAGGGCAGCGGTAAGCGCCCAAGAAGGAGACGCGAATAAGACGGGGGATCGCGCCCAATTCGGCCCGAATATTAACAGTTTGTCTGTACTATCAGGACCCAACAATTTCGCTAACAACTTTTTTGCTTCCCAAATTAATAACGACAGCGGCGCTTTGGATACAACGGGCACTTTTGGCACGCGTAATCAAACGAATGGTCAGCCGGGTTCGAATATTGTAGGGGGAAGGCAAGGTTGGGATATTACCAATGTAGACATTTCAGCAACGCTGCTTAACGGCCAGACATCCGCCCAATTCGGCTTGATTACAAACGGTGACGGTTACCTCGTCAATGCCATAGGTTTACAAATCGATATTGCCGTGCCTCTTCTTCGCGTTACGAAAAGTACCAATGCGACCAGCTTGGTCGTAGACGATGTATTTACCTACACGGTCTTAGTGGAAAATACGGGGGCTGTTAATGCCACGGCCGTGGAACTTTTTGATAATATCGAGGAGAACACCGTTTTCGTCCCCCAAAGCGTAGTTGTAAACGGGACGCCGCAACCTTTGGCTGACCCGACTTTAGGGGTTACGTTAGGTACGATTCCGCCGGGCGGAACCGTAACCGTAAGTTTCAGGGTAAGACTCATCTCCTTTCCGGTACCGTCCGAAATTCAGAACCAGAGCCTTGTATCCTTCACGTTCCAGCCGACACCGGATTCGAAACCCATCTCCACCTTTGTCCCGTCAAACATTATTACAATCCCTGCATTTCATCCCATTGTTACGATTGAGAAAAGCGCGGATCGTACGAACGCTTTAGTCGGTGACACGGTCACTTACACGTTAATCGTAAGGAATACAGGTAATATCAGTACATCCAATACCGTTACCGACCCTTTATCCACCGATGTATCCTTCGTGCCGGGGAGTGTCACGGTGAACGGAACACCACGTCCAGCCGACAATATTACAGCGGGTGTGAATGTCGGGACCATTGCTCCCGGCGGTCAAGTCACGGTTGTCTTCAGAGTGGTGATTACTTCTCTTCCAGCTTCAGGAGTGGTAAGAAATACATCCGTTACCGCGTTTACGTTCACGCTGCCGGATAACCGTACTTTGCAAGGTAATGCAACATCCAATGAAGTAATCATTCCGGTCTCAGCACCGGATGTTACCGTTACCAAGTCAGCCAGTACAGCGGGAACCTTCGTAGGGGATACTGTTACTTACACCTTAAATGTAGTAAATAACAATCCTACCCCGGTAAATAGTACGGTGTTATCGGATGCCGTTCCGTTCGGCAGCACTTTCATTGCCGGTACAGTGACTGTTAATGGTTTGCCGGCGCCGACAGCCGATCCGAGTACGGGAATTCAGCTGGGTACGATTGCCGGAGGCGTGACCGTTCCCGTTACCTTTCAGGTCACCGTCACTACTGTGCCGCAACCTCCAATCTTGAGCAACCGCGGAACCGTTACATTCACATCAGGTACATTTACAGGGGTGTCCGTATCCAACTTGGTGGAGATCCCGGTGTTCACACCTGCTCTCCAACTTTTGAAAGGCACCGGAACAACAGTAGTGAGTATCGGTCAGACCTATACCTATTCCGTAAGGGCACAAAATACAGGTGACATTGCGCTGGATGTTACAGTATCGGATCCGCTGAATCCGTTTATCTCTTTCGTGCCGGGCTCCGTCACCGTATCGGGCGTTCCGATTCCGGCGGCTTCCCCTTTGACAGGGATACCTATTGGCGTGTTACAACCGGATGATTTCATCTTTGTTACCTTCGATGTTACGGCAGTAAGCGCGCCTCCCACACAGTTTTTTGAGAACCAGTCGAATGCTTCATTTACGTTCCAGCCACCGGGCGGTAACCCGGGATCAGGCAACGTTTTGTCCAATATTGTAAGGGTACAGAATGCTTCATTCCCGATTAATATCCAGAAAACGGCGGGAAGCATCGGCGCTTTCGTAGGCACTCAGGTAAACTTCACCATTGTTGTGATTAACACCGGGGCATTCCCTTCATTGAACACCATTGTTACCGACGAAACATCTCCGGGAATCGCGTTCGTTCCTAACAGTGTGGCAGTAGACGGTCTGTTGATCCCCGGGGCTAACATTCTGGAAGGGGTCAATGTAGGAACGATTCCCGCAGGGGGGCAGGTCATTGTTACATTCCGCGGAACGGTTCAATCCGTACCCGCCGGAAACAGTTTCCAAACCGACATCGCAAGGGTTCAATTTGTGGAGGCCACCCTGGGACCCGGACCGAATCCGGTACCTATTCCAGGAACTGTCCGAATTGCCGAGTCTACAGTCGTGGGGGTAGAAGTCTTTATTCCTTCCTTAACCGCAACGAAGAGTGCGTTACAATCCTTTGCTTTTGTAGGAGATACGATAAATTATGCTACCGAGATCGTGAATGCGGGTAACTTAAATGCCGTTTCCACTTGGTTTGATATTCTGCCTGAAGGTACGATATTTGTAGAGAACAGCTTTGCATTAAACGGAACTCCTGTCCCGGGTGCGAACCTGTTTACGGGGCTTGTGCTAGGAACGATTCCGGCTAATGCAACTTCAAGAGTAACCTTTAAATTCAAGGTTGTATCCTACCCGCCTACCGGAGTCATTACGAATCAAGGGAACATGGTATTTGACTTCATTCTGGCCGATGGAAGTTTGTTGCAGCAATCCGTACTTACCAATCCGGTTACGATCCCAATACTCGCGCTGCCTACATTGACGAAGACGTCCAATGTCCGTGAAATCGGTGTGGGAGGTGTCGTAACGTTCTCCGTAAGTGTAACGAATCCGACGGTATTCTCCTTGGATAATATCGTTGTAACGGATCTGCTGCCGGAAGGATTTATCTTTGTAACGGGGAGCGTGGTCGTAGACGGTGTGGCAAGTCCATCCGCGAATCCGGCAACTGGAATTCAAGTGGGTTCCCTGGGACCTAGAGCTTCAAAAACCGTAACTTTCCAAGCAAGAGCCGCGTTTGAACCGGCCAACCCGGTAACTCTGAATGTAGCCAGTGCATCATTGAATTTCTTGTTGCCGGACGGCCGCCGTGTAAACCGGACTGTTACATCGGATCCTGTGCAAGTTCGGATTGTGGACGACGAGGAATAG
- a CDS encoding peptide MFS transporter: protein MNTTMNATPSGSKHPPGLYLLFFTEMWERFSFYGMRALLTLYLTTALISGGLGFNEATALSIYGFYTGASYFTPMIGGYLSDRFIGQRFAVTLGGILMALGNFALFAMHSQTGLYLGLALLIAGNGFFKPNISTLVGELYGEKDDRRDSAFTIFYMGINIGAFLAPLVCGFLAEDMFKTTVDGVVHFGFRYGFLAASLGMVIGQIIFNTLGNRYLGDIGKKKVKAVNIAGTEKSRAPLTPAEKKRTAVILIITCFVVFFWAGFEQAGSSLTLYTDKFVDRDLMGWTVPTSWFQSVNPLFIILFAPLISLLWVKLGRSRKGDLPIPTKMALGMIMLGLGYMVLLMAVMKTGGNEQEITYRANMLFIVFTYFLHTMGELFLSPVGLSMVSRLAPIKIASLLMGVWFASTGVANILGGQLAAVTQSLGYFDVFLIIGAAAIFMGIVLLALSKRLVLMSGCKV from the coding sequence ATGAACACAACAATGAATGCAACACCCTCAGGCTCCAAACATCCTCCCGGTTTGTACCTGTTATTTTTTACGGAAATGTGGGAGAGGTTCAGTTTCTACGGCATGCGTGCTTTATTAACACTATACCTGACTACGGCCTTAATCAGCGGAGGTCTTGGATTTAATGAAGCAACCGCTCTAAGCATTTACGGGTTTTATACCGGGGCTTCTTATTTTACGCCGATGATCGGGGGGTATCTCTCTGACCGCTTCATCGGACAGCGCTTTGCTGTTACGCTAGGCGGTATTCTGATGGCGCTTGGGAATTTTGCCTTATTCGCCATGCATTCCCAGACGGGACTGTATCTCGGGCTGGCATTATTGATCGCGGGTAACGGGTTCTTTAAACCGAACATTTCGACCTTGGTAGGCGAATTGTATGGCGAGAAGGATGACCGCCGGGACTCCGCCTTTACAATTTTTTATATGGGAATCAACATTGGCGCCTTTTTGGCACCGTTAGTTTGTGGATTTTTGGCAGAAGATATGTTCAAGACAACGGTAGACGGCGTGGTTCATTTCGGCTTCAGATACGGCTTCTTGGCTGCATCGCTCGGGATGGTTATCGGACAAATTATATTCAATACGTTAGGTAATCGATATCTTGGGGATATAGGTAAGAAGAAGGTAAAAGCCGTAAACATTGCGGGCACTGAGAAATCCAGAGCGCCTCTTACACCTGCAGAGAAGAAAAGAACAGCGGTTATTCTGATCATTACTTGTTTCGTCGTCTTCTTCTGGGCAGGATTTGAACAAGCCGGTTCTTCCTTGACTTTATATACGGATAAATTCGTGGATCGCGATCTCATGGGATGGACAGTGCCAACCTCTTGGTTCCAATCGGTTAACCCCCTGTTCATTATCTTGTTTGCTCCCCTCATCTCGTTGTTATGGGTTAAGCTTGGCCGCTCCCGCAAAGGGGATTTACCTATACCTACGAAGATGGCCTTGGGAATGATTATGCTGGGTTTAGGTTACATGGTTCTGCTCATGGCTGTTATGAAGACGGGAGGCAATGAACAGGAAATTACGTATAGAGCGAATATGCTGTTTATTGTGTTCACTTACTTCCTGCACACGATGGGCGAATTATTCCTTTCCCCCGTCGGACTTTCCATGGTTAGTCGTCTGGCTCCGATTAAGATCGCTTCCTTGCTCATGGGTGTATGGTTCGCCAGCACAGGTGTAGCGAATATTCTTGGCGGTCAACTAGCGGCTGTCACCCAATCGCTAGGCTACTTTGATGTATTTCTAATCATTGGCGCGGCGGCAATCTTCATGGGAATCGTGCTTCTGGCATTGTCCAAAAGACTTGTGTTGATGTCAGGCTGCAAGGTTTAA
- a CDS encoding D-2-hydroxyacid dehydrogenase, with product MTVRTLIALHGFTPQQEDQIRNAAPGWKTLFGRPKDFSADQLAEAEVLCGWHASFREILLEQPSKLRWVQLYSSGADYMPFDLLQERGIVLTDAMQVHPVPVAETVMAMLLAFSRKLHFAVRSQSAAAWEVQNDFTELRGKTLGVVGAGAIGTEVARLAGAFGMRTLGVRRSGAPVPHFDAVVPLAQLDEVLADSDVVVNVLPLTAETTGLYDQARFAAMKPTSWFINVGRGKSVHTESLVDALRTGGIAAAGLDVFEQEPLPADHPLWSMPNVIMTPHIAGNSDQLKERVTELFTANLLGFIESGRPAHNVIDYRLRY from the coding sequence ATGACAGTACGCACTTTAATTGCTTTACATGGCTTTACACCGCAACAAGAAGATCAAATTCGCAATGCGGCCCCAGGCTGGAAGACGCTGTTCGGTCGTCCGAAAGACTTTTCGGCAGATCAATTGGCGGAGGCGGAAGTATTATGCGGCTGGCATGCTTCCTTCCGGGAGATCCTCTTGGAACAGCCATCCAAGCTGCGATGGGTTCAGCTTTACTCGTCCGGCGCGGATTATATGCCGTTTGATCTGCTCCAAGAGCGCGGCATCGTGCTTACCGATGCCATGCAAGTGCATCCCGTTCCCGTAGCGGAGACCGTGATGGCGATGCTGCTGGCGTTCTCGAGGAAGCTGCACTTCGCGGTACGCAGCCAATCGGCCGCCGCGTGGGAAGTGCAGAACGACTTCACCGAGCTGCGCGGAAAGACCCTGGGCGTCGTGGGTGCGGGCGCGATCGGCACTGAAGTTGCCCGGCTTGCCGGGGCATTCGGGATGCGCACCTTGGGCGTCCGCCGCTCCGGCGCCCCGGTCCCGCATTTCGACGCCGTCGTCCCGTTGGCGCAGCTCGATGAAGTGCTGGCGGACAGCGACGTTGTCGTGAACGTGCTGCCGCTGACGGCGGAGACGACCGGGCTGTACGATCAGGCCCGGTTCGCCGCCATGAAGCCCACGTCATGGTTCATTAACGTGGGCAGAGGAAAGAGCGTCCACACGGAGTCGCTGGTGGACGCTTTGCGCACAGGCGGTATCGCAGCCGCCGGCTTGGATGTGTTTGAGCAGGAGCCGCTGCCCGCGGATCATCCGCTATGGTCGATGCCGAATGTCATCATGACCCCGCACATAGCCGGCAACAGCGATCAGCTGAAAGAACGGGTAACCGAGCTGTTTACCGCTAATTTACTCGGGTTTATAGAGTCAGGTCGTCCCGCCCATAATGTAATAGATTATCGTTTGCGTTACTAG
- a CDS encoding GAF domain-containing protein has translation MFQQTEYSQDLEHNYSLLRKQLSALVEDETNLIANLSNAAALLNQFMPDINWVGFYLIEEAKNELVLGPFQGLPACVRIPLGKGVCGTSAARQETLRIANVHEFPGHIACDAASLSEIVIPVMKDGRLVGVLDIDSPVENRFSAEEQKELEAFVETLSLAL, from the coding sequence ATGTTTCAACAAACCGAATATTCCCAGGATTTAGAACATAATTATAGTCTTCTAAGAAAGCAATTATCCGCCTTAGTCGAAGATGAAACGAACCTGATCGCTAATCTATCCAACGCGGCGGCTTTATTAAATCAATTCATGCCTGATATTAATTGGGTAGGCTTTTATCTGATTGAAGAAGCGAAGAATGAATTGGTATTAGGGCCGTTTCAAGGACTGCCGGCTTGTGTTCGGATCCCGCTGGGTAAAGGAGTTTGCGGTACCTCGGCAGCCCGTCAGGAAACATTGCGCATAGCGAATGTGCACGAATTTCCCGGACATATTGCTTGCGACGCCGCGTCTTTGTCGGAGATCGTTATTCCTGTAATGAAGGATGGCCGTTTAGTGGGGGTATTGGATATCGACAGCCCCGTGGAAAACCGGTTCTCAGCAGAAGAGCAGAAAGAACTTGAAGCATTTGTCGAAACACTGAGTCTTGCTTTATAA
- a CDS encoding DinB family protein codes for MLNRPLKDEYHSFYETYIGKIGEGDIRDLLREGGDNTQALIAGLNEEQGNYRYAENKWSIKELLGHMGDTERILSYRLLWIARNGSAELPGFDEDAFVAASSFAEIPLAQLASNLAVVRQSTFTLLDTISEEAFIRLGIANGSQTSARALAYIIAGHEKHHMNIIQQRYLTQLI; via the coding sequence ATGTTGAATAGACCGTTGAAGGATGAATATCATTCATTTTATGAGACGTATATAGGTAAGATTGGCGAGGGAGACATCAGAGACCTTCTTCGTGAAGGCGGGGACAACACCCAAGCTCTGATTGCCGGGTTAAACGAGGAGCAAGGCAACTACAGATATGCGGAAAACAAATGGAGCATTAAAGAGTTGCTTGGACATATGGGGGACACAGAGCGTATTTTGAGTTACCGATTGTTATGGATTGCTCGCAACGGATCAGCTGAATTGCCAGGGTTTGACGAAGATGCTTTCGTAGCAGCTTCTTCATTCGCCGAGATTCCCCTTGCGCAGCTTGCATCCAATCTGGCGGTCGTGCGTCAGTCCACGTTCACGTTGCTGGATACCATAAGCGAAGAGGCGTTTATACGCTTAGGAATCGCGAATGGAAGCCAGACAAGTGCTCGAGCTTTGGCCTATATTATTGCCGGACATGAGAAGCATCATATGAACATTATTCAGCAACGTTATCTGACCCAACTCATTTAA
- a CDS encoding amino acid ABC transporter substrate-binding protein yields the protein MKKGFVYTSVLLVLALLLSACGNNGNESNGGDSAPNNGGNAAATGNLLEDIKSSGTLRVGTEGTYAPFTFHDQNGKLTGFDVEIAEEVAKRLGVKAEFIETKWDGMFAGLDAKRFDLVANQVSINDDRKKKYDFSNPYIVSKAVLMVREDNKEIQKLDDLKGKKSGQSLTSDLGEIAKSHGAEIVPVDGFNQAMELLISKRIDATINDSLSYLDFKKQRPDVPVIVVDETDNASESALLMNKGNPELVEAVNKALAEMKSDGTYLEISNKWFGEDVSK from the coding sequence ATGAAAAAGGGTTTTGTTTACACATCGGTTTTACTTGTACTCGCTTTACTATTATCGGCTTGCGGCAACAACGGTAATGAAAGTAACGGAGGCGACTCCGCTCCAAATAACGGCGGCAATGCGGCCGCAACTGGTAATTTGCTTGAAGATATTAAATCCAGCGGCACCCTTCGCGTAGGGACGGAAGGTACTTATGCACCATTTACTTTCCATGATCAAAACGGGAAGCTAACCGGCTTTGATGTGGAAATTGCCGAGGAAGTTGCGAAACGCCTGGGTGTTAAGGCGGAATTTATCGAAACCAAATGGGACGGCATGTTTGCCGGACTGGACGCTAAACGCTTTGATCTTGTTGCGAATCAAGTTTCCATTAATGATGACCGGAAGAAGAAGTACGATTTCTCGAATCCGTATATTGTGTCCAAGGCTGTCTTGATGGTTCGCGAGGATAATAAAGAAATTCAGAAACTCGATGATCTGAAAGGCAAGAAGTCAGGTCAATCCTTGACCAGCGACTTGGGCGAAATCGCCAAGAGTCATGGTGCGGAAATCGTTCCGGTTGACGGATTTAATCAAGCGATGGAGCTGTTGATTTCGAAGCGTATTGATGCTACGATTAACGACTCCTTGTCTTACCTGGACTTCAAGAAACAACGTCCGGATGTGCCTGTCATCGTTGTGGATGAAACAGATAATGCTTCTGAAAGTGCACTGCTGATGAACAAAGGTAATCCAGAGCTTGTGGAGGCTGTAAATAAGGCCTTGGCGGAAATGAAATCCGATGGAACATACCTGGAAATTTCAAACAAATGGTTCGGAGAAGACGTATCGAAATAG